The Mycolicibacterium smegmatis genome has a window encoding:
- a CDS encoding Gfo/Idh/MocA family protein, translated as MTTRTLRIAMNGVTGRMGYRQHLLRSILPLRESGLTADDGSRVAVEPILVGRSADKLADMAAEHGIEHWTTDVASVIADPSVEVYFDAQVTSRRFEALTAAIKAGKHVYTEKPTAETLTEAVELARMAQNAGITAGVVHDKLYLPGLVKLRRLVDEGFFGRILSMRGEFGYWVFEGDGQPAQRPSWNYRAQDGGGITVDMFCHWNYVMEGILGKVETVTAKAVTHIPTRWDEAHQPYPVTADDAVYGIFDISGGIVAQINSSWAVRVFRDELVEFQVDGTHGSAVAGLRRCRAQHRVHTPKPVWNPDLPATEQFRDQWLEVPDNAVLDNGFKLQWEEYLRDVLAARPHRYDLLSAARGVQLAELGLKSSTEGRRLDVPEIVL; from the coding sequence ATGACGACTCGTACCCTGCGCATTGCCATGAACGGCGTGACGGGCCGCATGGGCTACCGCCAGCACCTTCTTCGCTCCATCCTGCCGCTCCGCGAATCCGGACTGACCGCCGACGACGGTTCGCGCGTCGCGGTCGAGCCGATCCTCGTGGGTCGCAGCGCCGACAAACTCGCCGACATGGCCGCCGAGCACGGTATCGAGCACTGGACCACCGACGTCGCGTCGGTGATCGCCGATCCGAGTGTCGAGGTGTACTTCGACGCGCAGGTGACCTCGCGTCGCTTCGAGGCGCTGACGGCCGCGATCAAGGCGGGCAAGCACGTCTACACCGAGAAACCCACCGCCGAAACCCTCACCGAGGCAGTCGAACTGGCCCGGATGGCGCAGAACGCAGGTATCACCGCCGGTGTCGTCCACGACAAGTTGTACCTGCCGGGCCTGGTGAAGTTGCGGCGCCTGGTCGACGAGGGCTTCTTCGGCCGGATCCTGTCCATGCGCGGCGAATTCGGCTACTGGGTGTTCGAGGGCGACGGTCAGCCCGCGCAGCGGCCCAGCTGGAACTACCGCGCGCAGGACGGCGGCGGCATCACTGTGGACATGTTCTGCCACTGGAACTACGTCATGGAAGGCATCCTAGGCAAGGTCGAGACGGTGACCGCCAAGGCCGTGACCCACATCCCGACCCGCTGGGACGAGGCGCACCAGCCCTATCCGGTGACCGCCGACGACGCCGTGTACGGAATCTTCGACATCTCCGGTGGCATCGTGGCCCAGATCAACTCGTCGTGGGCGGTGCGGGTGTTCCGCGACGAGCTCGTCGAGTTCCAGGTCGACGGCACGCACGGGTCGGCGGTCGCGGGGCTGCGCCGCTGCCGCGCGCAACACCGTGTCCACACGCCCAAGCCGGTGTGGAACCCCGACCTCCCGGCGACCGAGCAGTTCCGCGACCAGTGGCTCGAAGTGCCCGACAACGCCGTACTGGACAACGGTTTCAAGCTGCAGTGGGAGGAGTACCTGCGCGACGTGCTGGCCGCTCGCCCGCACCGGTATGACCTGCTGTCGGCGGCCCGCGGTGTGCAGCTCGCCGAACTGGGACTCAAAAGCTCTACCGAGGGCAGGCGCCTCGACGTCCCGGAGATCGTGCTGTGA
- a CDS encoding dihydrodipicolinate synthase family protein — protein MTALHTGAAVTLPIDGELRRVELGAPGPWRRPERPITSRIAYAAAHVVPKSSADNIPGAPADLDWEATLAYRRELWSYGLGVADAMDTAQRGMGLDWPAAAELIRRSGAEAAAVGGRLACGAGTDHLVPEDVPSGAAGLAVIIDAYREQVDVVREAGAQVIVMASRALARVASSPADYLRVYDAVLAHTDQPVILHWLGDMFDPALRGYWGSGEIDTATATFLELIANHVDKVDGVKVSLLDAGHEIALRRALPAGVRLYTGDDFNYPELIIGDDQGHSDALLGIFAAIYPAASTALQELDAGNQARAGEILESTRALGRHIFTAPTYYYKTGIAFLSWLNGLQPGFTMVGGLASGRSLSHLCELFVLVDRAGLLRDPDVAAHRMRMFLEVHGVGA, from the coding sequence GTGACCGCGCTGCACACCGGTGCGGCGGTGACGCTGCCGATCGACGGTGAACTGCGCCGCGTCGAACTCGGCGCACCTGGGCCGTGGCGCAGACCTGAGCGTCCGATCACCTCCCGGATCGCCTATGCCGCAGCGCACGTGGTGCCCAAGAGCTCGGCCGACAACATCCCGGGCGCACCCGCGGATCTGGACTGGGAGGCCACCCTGGCCTACCGGCGCGAGCTGTGGTCCTACGGGCTCGGTGTGGCCGACGCGATGGACACCGCGCAGCGCGGTATGGGCCTGGACTGGCCTGCCGCAGCCGAACTGATCCGCCGCAGCGGTGCCGAGGCCGCCGCGGTCGGCGGCCGGCTCGCGTGCGGTGCCGGCACGGATCATCTTGTCCCCGAGGATGTCCCGTCCGGGGCCGCGGGCCTGGCGGTGATCATCGACGCCTACCGCGAACAGGTCGACGTGGTCCGTGAGGCCGGCGCGCAGGTGATCGTCATGGCGTCGCGTGCCCTGGCCCGCGTCGCCTCCTCGCCCGCCGACTACCTGCGGGTCTACGACGCCGTGCTCGCCCACACCGATCAACCGGTGATCCTGCACTGGCTCGGGGACATGTTCGACCCGGCCCTGCGCGGCTACTGGGGGTCCGGCGAGATCGACACGGCCACAGCGACATTCCTGGAACTGATCGCGAACCACGTCGACAAGGTCGACGGCGTCAAGGTGTCGCTGCTCGACGCCGGGCACGAAATCGCGCTGCGCCGCGCGCTGCCGGCAGGTGTCCGGTTGTACACGGGCGACGATTTCAACTACCCGGAACTGATCATCGGCGATGATCAGGGGCATTCGGACGCACTGCTCGGCATCTTCGCCGCGATCTACCCGGCCGCGTCGACCGCGCTGCAGGAACTCGACGCGGGCAATCAGGCCCGAGCCGGCGAGATCCTCGAATCCACCCGCGCGCTGGGCAGGCACATCTTCACCGCGCCGACGTACTACTACAAGACGGGAATCGCGTTCCTGTCGTGGCTCAACGGCCTGCAACCCGGTTTCACGATGGTGGGCGGACTGGCCAGTGGGCGCTCCCTTTCGCATCTGTGCGAGTTGTTCGTCCTCGTCGACCGGGCCGGCCTGCTGCGTGACCCCGACGTCGCCGCGCACCGCATGCGGATGTTCCTCGAGGTGCACGGGGTGGGCGCATGA
- a CDS encoding sugar phosphate isomerase/epimerase family protein — protein MSAERRLSLNTMTTKRLTLREAVEATAAAGLESIGLWRDRVAEAGVDTAAKLMHDNGLRVSSLCRGGFLTGFEEDHALADNRRAIEEAVTLGTRELVMVVGGIPDRDLAAARGRVAQRLETLVPYAVDHGVRLALEPLHPVFCADRAVISTLRQALALAAPYPAEAVGVVVDTFHVWWDPELADGIAAAGAQHRISSYQVCDWLVPMAADPLVSRGMMGDGVIDFGAVTAMVRAAGYDGDVEVEIFNEDIWATDAAVVIDTMKQRYRDLVAPALTAG, from the coding sequence ATGAGTGCCGAGAGGCGACTGTCGCTGAACACCATGACCACCAAGCGCCTCACGCTGCGCGAGGCCGTCGAGGCAACCGCCGCGGCCGGGCTGGAGTCCATCGGCCTGTGGCGTGACCGCGTAGCCGAAGCGGGTGTGGACACCGCCGCGAAACTGATGCACGACAACGGTCTTCGCGTGTCCAGTCTGTGCCGGGGCGGTTTCCTGACCGGGTTCGAGGAAGACCATGCGCTCGCCGACAACCGGCGCGCCATCGAGGAGGCGGTCACGCTCGGGACGCGAGAGCTCGTCATGGTCGTGGGCGGCATCCCGGACCGTGACCTCGCCGCCGCGAGGGGACGTGTGGCTCAGCGGCTCGAGACGCTCGTGCCCTACGCCGTCGACCACGGTGTCCGGCTGGCGCTGGAACCGCTGCACCCGGTGTTCTGCGCCGACCGCGCGGTGATCTCCACACTGCGGCAGGCGCTGGCACTCGCGGCGCCGTACCCGGCCGAGGCCGTCGGCGTCGTCGTCGACACCTTCCACGTGTGGTGGGATCCCGAGTTGGCGGACGGCATCGCCGCGGCGGGCGCTCAGCACCGGATCAGCTCGTACCAGGTGTGCGACTGGCTGGTCCCGATGGCCGCCGACCCGCTGGTGTCGCGCGGCATGATGGGTGACGGCGTCATCGACTTCGGTGCGGTCACCGCGATGGTGCGGGCCGCGGGATACGACGGCGACGTCGAGGTCGAGATCTTCAACGAGGACATCTGGGCCACCGACGCGGCCGTCGTCATCGACACCATGAAGCAGCGCTACCGCGATCTGGTGGCGCCTGCTCTCACGGCAGGCTGA
- a CDS encoding LacI family DNA-binding transcriptional regulator, whose product MAAVTLQDVAVRAGVSQATASRVLNGSARIPGEGVADRVRAAARELGYVPNAQAQALARSSTGLLGLIVHDIADPYFSSIVRGVQTAARTARKQVLLASTDRDFDIEREAVSTFIAHRADAIVLAGSRQSGDLDRDIETEFGRYRDNGGRVVVIGQPLAFGGAVEPENHLGAAQLAEALVKSGHTQFAVIGGPANIRTAVDRRNGFVEALGRRGLTPLVEVSGDFTRDGGYSAARRLAGALQLSPGARGEPVCVFAVTDVMAIGAIAAWRELGLSVPDDVGIAGFDDIPTLRDHTPALTTVVLPLQDIGVRAVELALRTDADCDDLRERIPGRVVLRDSTRLP is encoded by the coding sequence ATGGCAGCGGTGACACTGCAGGACGTGGCGGTCCGGGCAGGCGTATCCCAGGCGACGGCGTCACGCGTGCTCAACGGTTCCGCCCGGATCCCCGGCGAAGGCGTCGCCGACCGGGTGCGCGCGGCCGCGCGCGAACTCGGATACGTGCCGAACGCCCAGGCCCAGGCCCTGGCACGCTCCTCGACGGGCCTGCTGGGCCTCATCGTGCACGACATCGCCGACCCGTACTTCTCGTCGATCGTCCGCGGTGTGCAGACCGCCGCACGCACCGCGCGCAAGCAGGTGCTGCTGGCGAGCACCGACCGCGATTTCGACATCGAACGCGAAGCGGTCAGCACCTTCATCGCACATCGCGCCGACGCGATCGTGCTCGCCGGCTCGCGGCAGAGCGGGGATCTGGACCGCGACATCGAGACCGAGTTCGGCCGGTACCGCGACAACGGCGGACGCGTGGTCGTCATCGGTCAGCCACTCGCGTTCGGCGGTGCCGTGGAGCCCGAGAATCACCTCGGCGCAGCACAATTGGCCGAGGCGCTCGTAAAGTCCGGGCATACGCAGTTCGCCGTCATCGGCGGGCCCGCCAACATCCGCACCGCCGTCGACCGGCGCAACGGTTTCGTCGAGGCACTCGGCAGGCGCGGGCTGACCCCGCTGGTCGAGGTCTCCGGCGACTTCACCCGCGACGGCGGGTACTCCGCGGCACGGCGCCTCGCGGGCGCTCTGCAGCTCAGCCCGGGCGCACGTGGTGAACCGGTGTGCGTGTTCGCGGTGACCGACGTGATGGCGATCGGCGCGATCGCGGCCTGGCGCGAACTCGGGCTCTCGGTGCCCGACGATGTCGGCATCGCGGGGTTCGACGACATCCCGACGCTGCGCGACCACACACCGGCCCTGACCACCGTGGTCCTGCCGCTGCAGGACATCGGCGTACGCGCCGTCGAACTCGCGCTGCGCACCGACGCCGACTGCGATGACCTGCGCGAACGCATTCCGGGCCGGGTCGTCCTGCGCGACAGCACGCGCTTGCCCTGA